A DNA window from Methanococcus voltae PS contains the following coding sequences:
- a CDS encoding radical SAM protein: MAKDNKKRKNNKHDENLSTEAPHILDFSNYKMITSIEDKAENKKFEMLKIGINKYYEVEIPKNVKKYGNITIPNNSEDKDEKDEKDESFNKKIILDDFKDEMSKYALKNINNIKSDILTNISMNLASNLKNKVTGRKTIYVTENIPLMGHTAFGVIDRGTNIIQVRGHSGCNIRCPFCSVDEGTPSKSRINDYYVDIDHLINTFERVVGYKGNNKLEAHLDGQGEPMLYHPLPELVERLNDVVSKGSGIVSIQSNGVNLSYKLIDELEEAGLHRINLSINAMDEKFSKGLSGKKTYNIEKIKEMAEYVKNSKIHLLIAPLLLPGYNDEEFRKVIDYAVDLQNRIPQNTINPITNKLNPILGVQLCLTYQFGRKVPNMKIWDFKKFYELLNTLENEYTKQGFDVHLKTPLKYYGSRPMRRIPCPFSLNETVENVKVVAEGRIFGEVIGIARDRVIQIINCKNTEKLLGNTVNVKIHRVKDNVIVATLC; this comes from the coding sequence ATGGCAAAAGATAATAAAAAAAGGAAAAATAACAAACACGACGAAAATTTATCTACGGAAGCACCTCATATTTTAGATTTTTCAAATTATAAAATGATTACAAGTATTGAAGATAAAGCTGAAAATAAAAAATTTGAAATGTTAAAAATTGGCATAAATAAATATTATGAAGTAGAAATCCCAAAAAATGTTAAAAAATACGGTAATATAACAATACCTAATAATAGCGAAGACAAAGATGAAAAAGATGAAAAAGATGAAAGTTTCAATAAAAAGATAATTTTGGATGACTTTAAAGATGAAATGAGTAAATATGCTTTAAAGAATATAAATAATATTAAAAGTGATATATTAACTAATATATCTATGAATTTAGCATCAAATCTCAAAAATAAAGTTACAGGACGTAAAACAATATATGTAACTGAAAATATCCCCTTAATGGGACATACGGCTTTTGGAGTAATCGATAGGGGCACAAATATTATTCAAGTTAGGGGACATAGCGGTTGCAATATACGATGTCCATTCTGTTCTGTAGATGAAGGAACACCGTCCAAATCAAGAATAAACGATTATTATGTAGATATAGACCATTTAATAAATACTTTTGAACGTGTTGTAGGATATAAGGGAAATAATAAACTTGAAGCACACTTGGATGGTCAAGGTGAACCTATGTTATATCATCCGTTACCCGAGTTAGTAGAACGATTGAACGACGTTGTTAGTAAAGGAAGTGGAATTGTTTCAATTCAATCAAATGGGGTTAATTTATCTTACAAGTTAATTGATGAGTTAGAAGAAGCAGGTTTGCATAGAATAAATTTGTCAATAAACGCAATGGATGAAAAATTTTCAAAAGGTCTTTCGGGTAAAAAAACTTACAACATCGAAAAAATAAAAGAAATGGCAGAATACGTAAAGAATTCAAAAATTCACCTTTTAATAGCCCCTTTACTACTTCCTGGTTATAACGATGAAGAATTTAGAAAAGTAATCGATTATGCGGTTGATTTACAGAATAGGATTCCTCAAAATACAATAAACCCAATTACAAATAAGTTAAATCCAATTTTGGGCGTACAATTATGCTTAACATATCAATTTGGTAGAAAAGTACCAAATATGAAAATTTGGGACTTTAAGAAATTTTATGAATTACTAAATACCCTTGAAAATGAATATACGAAACAAGGATTTGACGTTCATTTAAAAACTCCTTTAAAATACTATGGTTCTAGACCTATGAGGCGGATACCGTGCCCATTTTCACTAAATGAGACTGTTGAAAATGTAAAAGTGGTGGCTGAAGGACGTATATTTGGAGAAGTTATCGGAATTGCTCGAGATAGGGTAATTCAGATAATAAACTGTAAAAATACGGAGAAATTACTTGGAAATACTGTAAATGTGAAAATTCACAGAGTAAAAGATAACGTAATTGTTGCTACGCTATGCTAA
- a CDS encoding ribonuclease VapC — protein sequence MENYSSELYKIIENYKQNFNENLKILDASAFIHGYNPMLEDGEHFATNNIVEEVKTKEDVVFLALESNRVKVMEPSTEILNIVRETALKTGDAVSDNDMEILALAIQLSGVLYTDDYGIQNVAKKFETKIKNISMEGIKKEFIWRKMCKGCKKLYNVNCGSETCEVCGSELVRKMVKKRINKGGTNKKYKKNSNKKYKKDSNEIVWK from the coding sequence ATGGAAAATTATTCTTCAGAATTATATAAAATTATTGAAAATTACAAACAAAATTTTAATGAAAATTTAAAAATTCTTGATGCTTCAGCTTTTATACACGGGTATAATCCAATGTTAGAGGACGGAGAGCATTTTGCTACAAATAACATTGTTGAAGAAGTAAAAACAAAAGAAGATGTTGTTTTTTTGGCTTTAGAGTCTAACCGTGTTAAAGTAATGGAACCCAGTACCGAAATACTAAACATTGTTAGAGAAACAGCTTTAAAAACAGGTGATGCTGTTTCAGACAATGATATGGAAATTTTAGCCCTTGCAATTCAGCTTTCTGGCGTACTTTACACCGATGACTACGGTATTCAAAATGTTGCAAAAAAATTTGAAACAAAAATTAAAAACATCAGTATGGAAGGAATTAAAAAGGAATTTATTTGGCGTAAGATGTGCAAAGGCTGTAAAAAGCTTTATAATGTAAATTGCGGAAGTGAAACATGTGAAGTTTGCGGAAGTGAACTAGTTAGGAAGATGGTTAAAAAAAGAATTAATAAAGGCGGTACAAATAAAAAATATAAAAAAAATTCGAATAAAAAATATAAAAAAGACAGTAATGAAATTGTTTGGAAATAA
- a CDS encoding double-cubane-cluster-containing anaerobic reductase yields the protein MNELKSVAKLNEAFANRKDELYAEKDAGKKVFGLFCTFVPTELIHASGSVPVGLCGGKDSTIPSAEEDLPRNLCPLIKSSYGFKKDKACPYFEAADIVVGETTCDGKKKMFEKMEEMARMHVMHLPHFRDEASRKLWVDEVIKFKELIEEFTGNEITDEKLAEAIALENKERELFYKIYELRANDPTPISGKDALSFFQKSFLLSIQDRIEILTELVAELEERVSKGEGYTGKRILIAGCPMTAGNTKIVDLVEEVGGIVVGEETCTGTRKFENYVEGNTIEDVANRYFKINCAVAYKNDKRIDRIKELVKEQKVDGVVYYTLQFCHDFNIEGVLVEDALKEAGIPIIRVETDYSESDKEQIKTRLEAFVEMI from the coding sequence ATGAATGAATTAAAATCAGTTGCAAAGTTAAATGAAGCTTTTGCAAACAGAAAAGATGAATTATACGCAGAAAAAGACGCCGGTAAAAAAGTATTCGGTTTATTCTGTACTTTTGTACCTACGGAATTAATACACGCATCAGGTAGCGTACCAGTTGGTTTATGTGGGGGTAAAGACTCAACAATCCCATCAGCTGAAGAAGATTTACCAAGAAACTTATGTCCATTAATCAAATCATCATACGGCTTTAAAAAAGATAAAGCTTGCCCTTACTTTGAAGCAGCAGACATCGTTGTAGGTGAAACAACTTGCGATGGTAAAAAGAAAATGTTCGAAAAAATGGAAGAAATGGCAAGAATGCACGTTATGCACTTACCTCATTTCAGAGATGAAGCTTCTAGAAAATTATGGGTCGATGAAGTTATTAAATTTAAGGAATTAATTGAAGAATTCACCGGTAACGAAATTACAGACGAAAAATTAGCTGAAGCTATTGCTTTAGAAAACAAAGAAAGAGAATTATTCTACAAAATTTACGAATTAAGAGCAAACGACCCAACCCCTATATCAGGTAAAGATGCTTTATCATTCTTCCAAAAATCATTCTTATTAAGCATACAGGACAGAATAGAAATTTTAACAGAATTGGTAGCGGAATTAGAAGAAAGAGTATCAAAAGGCGAAGGATATACAGGAAAAAGAATCTTAATCGCAGGTTGTCCAATGACCGCAGGAAATACCAAAATTGTAGACCTTGTTGAAGAAGTTGGCGGTATCGTTGTAGGGGAAGAAACCTGTACGGGTACAAGAAAATTCGAAAACTACGTTGAAGGTAACACAATTGAAGACGTAGCAAACAGATACTTCAAAATAAACTGTGCTGTAGCTTACAAAAATGATAAAAGAATAGATAGAATTAAAGAATTAGTAAAAGAACAAAAAGTAGATGGTGTAGTGTACTATACATTACAATTCTGCCACGACTTTAACATTGAAGGCGTTTTGGTTGAAGATGCACTTAAGGAAGCAGGAATTCCTATCATAAGGGTAGAAACAGACTACTCCGAAAGCGACAAAGAACAAATAAAAACAAGATTAGAAGCATTCGTTGAAATGATTTAA
- a CDS encoding diphthine--ammonia ligase, which translates to MKLASLYSGGKDSTYALYWALQNGHDVKYLVNVKSKNKESYMFHIPNVELTSLVSETTGIPLVEVFTEGEKEKEVEDLKEALSNLDIDGVVCGALASEYQKERVDRICKELGIESIAPLWHIEQETILRDTAKLFDVRIVGVYAYGLGKEWLGKKIDASNIEQLLKIMSKYQINKAFEGGEAETFVFDAPFFKEKIEVIESEIEWDGISGTYYVKKAKLTPKD; encoded by the coding sequence ATGAAACTTGCATCTCTTTATTCCGGTGGAAAGGACTCAACCTATGCGTTATATTGGGCACTACAAAATGGTCATGACGTTAAATATTTAGTAAATGTAAAATCAAAAAATAAGGAAAGTTATATGTTTCACATTCCAAATGTGGAATTAACTAGCCTAGTTTCTGAAACTACAGGTATTCCGCTTGTAGAAGTATTTACAGAAGGCGAAAAAGAAAAAGAAGTTGAAGATTTAAAAGAAGCCTTATCTAACTTAGATATCGATGGAGTAGTTTGCGGTGCACTTGCCAGTGAATACCAAAAAGAACGTGTTGACAGAATTTGTAAGGAACTTGGTATTGAATCAATAGCACCACTTTGGCATATTGAACAAGAAACTATATTACGAGATACTGCCAAATTGTTTGACGTTAGAATAGTTGGCGTTTATGCCTATGGACTTGGTAAAGAATGGCTCGGTAAAAAGATAGATGCTAGCAATATCGAACAATTACTTAAAATTATGAGCAAATATCAAATAAATAAAGCCTTCGAAGGTGGAGAAGCTGAAACTTTCGTTTTTGATGCACCCTTCTTTAAAGAAAAAATCGAAGTAATTGAATCTGAAATTGAATGGGACGGTATTAGTGGCACATATTATGTTAAAAAAGCTAAATTAACACCTAAAGATTAA